A genomic region of Aspergillus oryzae RIB40 DNA, chromosome 1 contains the following coding sequences:
- a CDS encoding uncharacterized protein (WD40 repeat): MRTSLHGGSAFGNAGKHLKVPPPRSSRHAVSASTHPKEPIATPSPRVQPGPEEGFEPETKSDTASVPPEGSEPVSLWDEAYVLLKKEKPDLMSDYESLLSRVAAEARRQKLQQIAKLSFEKMQEGKLHATFFGKKIALQEAIGTLGNGINWAQTYAKDALKDEQVKGLYKLVIDYQVQSVMRFDRNPAKNYFRSVTDYDAWSDQLNTIKEEEKTIKMRFQVALSGLGVQKLNDLELEAGKSRETLEVVANYTRKIEKHLSDAEYRRCLNTLKATDPQLDKQRIEKLKGGLLRDSYNWVIENQEFRRWMDASSGELLWIKGDPGKGKTMLLCGIIDELSQVAAPGTNIAFFFCQASVETLDNYPAVLRGLISMLVKQQPSLMSHLSEASFDGHNAWLALQNTLTNILKDPTLQSTYLLIDGLDECVRDRQNLLDLLVEHSSAHENIKWIVSSRNWPGIEEDLHLAKKIKLHLELNEAVLSKAIQSFIEYRVQKLENRSNGSKGKTDIWISVKDHLVENANGTFLWVALVCEHLAKMFYWEVREKLRDFPPHLEKIYERMMSQIIDSDKSEICKAILGVTTTVLRPITLDEMMVYVDIPGDDARALEDLVGLCGSFLSVQESTIFLIHQSAKDFIMGTASSEIFPHGKDMVHYDLFSRSLHLLRKNLRRDIYNLREPGYPIQQIPIRNPDPLRTARYACVYWVDHIVSCGNIEDIKKAIAEKGLVDSFLQQSYLHWLEAMSILKSIPSGISSMQKLEKFIQKWMNAEPKSLVHRVRDAIRFVQYTKVAIESSPLQVYYSSLIYSPMQSITRECYDDRQSIRDWIRKEPVVESCWSLCLQTLEGHTDVICSLAWSRDGSRLASGAYSSARIWDLDTSECSRLYSICCLAWSPDGSRLAAGSLYPIVNVWDTQTRDCVLRKGHASRITSVAWSSDGSRLASGSTDETIRIWDVRTMDCVFILEGQFSVILCLAWSPDGSRLASASMDDNIKIWDTTSQFKSITRGHDEILESITWSHDGVQLVSLAEDRTVRVRNTTTGGQLSIFQGRPNIRHWHTDYIHKLVWSPDGNQLASGSGDGTVRVWNPITGDQLSIFRDHINDIRDIAWSPDGRQLASASADSTIRVWNPTTGNQLSISGDHIKRITYIAWSPDGSQLASVALNGTAQVWNPTTGDQLSISGDGIKRATDIAWSPDGSQLASVALNGTAQVWKPTTSDHLSISGYGIKRITDIAWSPDGSQLASVALNGTVWVWNLTTENPASGQCISKFPVPTGDLLRFDSIDPNYLHTTLGTFDMRDLKRASRGSNDSNHVPKPHGYGLSEDLSWITYDGTKVLWLPPDHRPQNLSAVALSNLAVAIGCASGALEILEFSTLNPLSDL; encoded by the exons ATGAGAACAAGTCTTCATGGAGGCAGCGCTTTCGGAAACGCTGGAAAACACCTAAAAGTTCCCCCCCCCCGATCGAGCCGCCATGCGGTATCAGCGAGTACGCACCCAAAGGAGCCGATAGCCACTCCTAGTCCTCGAGTACAGCCTGGTCCcgaggaaggatttgagCCAGAGACGAAGAGTGACACCGCGAGCGTTCCACCCGAAGGTTCCGAACCCGTCTCTTTATGGGATGAAGCCTATGTTCttttgaagaaagagaagcccGATCTTATGTCAGATTACGAGAGCCTCCTGTCCCGAGTAGCTGCCGAAG CTCGTCGACAGAAGCTACAGCAGATTGCTAAGCTCAGCTTTGAAAAGATGCAAGAGGGAAAACTCCACGCGACATTTtttggaaagaaaattgCGTTGCAAGAAGCAATAGGAACGCTTGGTAATGGCATAAATTGGGCTCAGACCTACGCCAAAGATGCACTCAAGGAT GAGCAAGTGAAAGGGTTATACAAACTTGTGATCGACTACCAGGTACAGAGTGTGATGAGGTTCGATCGTAACCCCGCAAAGAACTACTTTCGGAGTGTGACTGACTATGACGCTTGGAGCGATCAGCTAAACAcaatcaaggaggaagagaaaacaatCAAAATGAGATTTCAGGTGGCTCTATCCGGGTTAGGTGTGCAGAAACTTAATGACCTCGAATTGGAAGCTGGGAAATCACGCGAAACCCTTGAAGTGGTTGCCAATTACACACGGAAAATTGAGAAACATCTGTCTGATGCCGAGTACCGCCGTTGTCTAAACACACTAAAAGCTACGGATCCTCAGCTAGACAAACAACGCATCGAGAAGCTTAAGGGGGGCCTTCTCAGGGACTCGTATAATTGGGTGATTGAAAACCAAGAATTCAGAAGGTGGATGGATGCCAGCTCTGGAGAACTACTTTGGATCAAAGGGGACCctgggaagggaaaaacaaTGTTGCTCTGTGGAATCATCGATGAGCTCTCGCAAGTGGCTGCGCCTGGCACTAACATTgcgttcttcttttgtcaaGCTAGCGTGGAAACCCTGGATAATTATCCCGCAGTTCTTCGAGGTCTGATATCCATGCTTGTCAAACAGCAGCCTTCTCTGATGAGCCATCTTTCTGAGGCTTCCTTTGACGGCCATAACGCTTGGCTCGCGTTGCAGAATACCTTAACGAACATCCTCAAGGACCCAACGTTGCAGTCAACCTATTTACTTATTGATGGACTTGACGAATGCGTGAGAGACCGACAGAACCTTCTTGATCTGCTTGTCGAACATTCGTCCGCTCATGAAAACATCAAATGGATCGTCTCGAGCCGTAACTGGCCAGGAATTGAGGAAGATCTTCACCTGGCCAAGAAAATAAAACTCCATCTAGAGTTAAACGAAGCTGTTTTGTCAAAGGCCATTCAATCATTTATTGAATACAGGGTCCAGAAATTGGAGAACAGAAGCAACGGATCAAAGGGGAAAACCGACATTTGGATATCTGTCAAGGACCATCTGGTTGAGAATGCCAATGGCACCTTTCTCTGGGTCGCATTAGTGTGCGAGCATCTTGCCAAAATGTTTTACTGGGAGGTTCGGGAGAAGCTTAGAGACTTTCCCCCTCATCTTGAGAAGATTTATGAGCGTATGATGAGCCAAATTATCGACTCAGACAAATCTGAGATTTGTAAGGCTATTCTTGGCGTTACCACGACTGTTCTCCGCCCCATCACCCTGGACGAGATGATGGTTTACGTTGATATTCCGGGTGATGATGCAAGGGCACTCGAGGATCTAGTTGGGCTCTGTGGctctttcttgtctgtcCAGGAAAGCACTATTTTCTTGATTCATCAATCCGCAAAAGACTTTATCATGGGAACGGCATCGAGTGAGATATTTCCCCATGGGAAAGACATGGTACACTACGACCTCTTCTCCAGGTCGCTACACCTCCTACGGAAAAACTTACGACGCGATATCTATAACTTACGTGAACCTGGCTATCCTATCCAACAGATTCCAATCCGGAACCCAGATCCCCTGCGCACAGCACGCTATGCATGTGTCTACTGGGTTGACCACATTGTTTCATGCGGCAACATCGAGGACATCAAGAAAGCCATTGCAGAAAAGGGCCTGGTGGATTCATTTCTACAGCAGAGCTATCTTCATTGGCTAGAGGCCATGAGTATCCTAAAGAGCATTCCTAGTGGCATCTCGTCCATGCAAAAACTCGAAAAGTTCATTCAG AAGTGGATGAATGCCGAACCAAAATCCCTGGTACACCGAGTCAGAGATGCCATCCGATTTGTCCAGTACACCAAGGTGGCCATCGAAAGCAGTCCGCTTCAGGTTTACTATTCATCTCTCATCTATAGCCCCATGCAAAGCATCACAAGAGAATGCTACGATGACAGACAGAGCATAAGAGATTGGATTCGGAAAGAACCCGTAGTGGAGAGCTGTTGGAGTCTATGTCTTCAAACCCTAGAGGGTCATACCGACGTGATCTGCTCTCTCGCTTGGTCTCGGGATGGAAGTCGACTCGCTTCAGGAGCATACAGCTCCGCCAGAATATGGGATCTAGATACCAGCGAGTGCA GCCGGTTATACTCGATTTGTTGTTTAGCATGGTCTCCAGATGGAAGTCGCCTAGCAGCAGGGTCTTTGTATCCGATTGTCAATGTGTGGGACACCCAAACAAGGGATTGTGTGTTACGCAAGGGCCATGCTTCACGTATCACCTCGGTAGCCTGGTCATCGGATGGGTCCCGACTTGCATCAGGGTCAACGGATGAGACTATCAGAATCTGGGATGTGCGTACTATGGACTGCGTCTTTATCCTTGAGGGCCAGTTTAGCGTGATTCTTTGTTTAGCATGGTCTCCAGATGGAAGTCGCCTAGCATCAGCGTCCATGGATGATAATATCAAGATATGGGATACAACAAGCCAATTCAAGTCAATCACCAGGGGCCATGATGAGATTCTTGAATCAATTACTTGGTCTCACGATGGAGTTCAGCTCGTATCATTAGCAGAAGATAGAACCGTTCGGGTGCGGAATACGACTACTGGTGGTCAACTATCGATTTTTCAAGGTCGCCCCAACATTAGGCATTGGCATACCGACTATATTCATAAACTTGTCTGGTCTCCAGATGGAAATCAGCTAGCATCAGGATCGGGTGATGGAACCGTTCGGGTGTGGAATCCAATTACTGGTGATCAGCTCTCAATTTTCAGAGACCATATCAACGACATTAGAGATATTGCCTGGTCTCCAGACGGAAGGCAACTCgcatcagcatcagctgATAGTACCATTCGGGTGTGGAATCCAACTACTGGTAATCAGCTCTCAATTTCCGGAGACCATATCAAGCGGATTACATATATTGCCTGGTCTCCTGATGGAAGTCAACTTGCATCAGTAGCTTTGAATGGAACCGCTCAGGTGTGGAATCCGACTACTGGTGATCAGCTCTCGATTTCCGGAGACGGTATAAAGCGGGCTACAGATATTGCCTGGTCTCCTGACGGAAGTCAGCTTGCATCAGTAGCTTTGAATGGAACCGCTCAGGTGTGGAAACCGACTACTAGTGATCATCTCTCGATTTCCGGATACGGTATCAAGCGGATTACAGATATTGCCTGGTCTCCTGACGGAAGTCAACTTGCATCAGTAGCTTTAAATGGAACCGTTTGGGTGTGGAATCTGACTACTGAGA ATCCGGCCTCTGGCCAGTGCATCTCAAAGTTTCCTGTTCCAACCGGTGACCTCCTTCGGTTCGATAGCATCGACCCTAACTATCTCCACACGACGCTTGGCACATTCGATATGAGAGATTTGAAACGTGCCTCAAGAGGCTCCAATGACTCAAACCATGTACCAAAGCCACATGGGTATGGCCTCAGCGAAGATCTTTCCTGGATAACATATGACGGAACTAAGGTCTTGTGGTTACCTCCTGACCATCGACCGCAAAACTTGAGTGCAGTTGCTTTGTCAAACCTGGCTGTAGCCATCGGCTGTGCATCTGGTGCTCTTGAAATACTTGAATTCTCGACGCTAAATCCTCTCTCAGATCTTTGA
- a CDS encoding pyrroline-5-carboxylate reductase family protein (pyrroline-5-carboxylate reductase), with protein sequence MASSTLCILGCGNLGGAILKSLIDGPKDKHGSAPFTRFIACVRSQESEQRLTTQFSHQSQSLTVTRDNIKAVQESDVVVLGVDPAVVEKVLSTPSLTEALSNKLLISVAAGWTRQKLETTLYGSPTTTSNAEGRAWVVRTLPNIAASVSQGLTAIEISEPEVPEHYQKITDAVFDNLGKTVHIPPTLMDATTAVAGSTPAFFAVIVDAMIDAAVAVGVPRDLARTMTVQAMTGTAALLQSGMHPAVLRDQGTSPEGCTIGGLMVMEEAGVRGHVGRALREAVTIARLMDGTRHLNDTRQ encoded by the exons ATGGCGAGCTCTACCCTTTGTATTCTTGGCTGCG GCAACTTGGGCGGCGCTATTCTAAAGAGCTTAATCGATGGCCCCAAAGATAAACACGGTAGTGCCCCGTTCACACGGTTCATCGCATGTGTCAGGAGCCAAGAATCCGAGCAGCGCCTGACTACACAATTCTCCCACCAGTCGCAAAGCTTGACGGTTACCCGAGACAACATCAAGGCTGTTCAGGAGTCGGATGTTGTAGTCTTGGGCGTGGACCCCGCTGTCGTCGAGAAGGTGCTGTCAACTCCCAGCCTTACGGAGGCCTTATCGAACAAGCTCCTCATCAGTGTCGCTGCTGGCTGGACCCGGCAGAAGCTTGAGACCACCCTGTATGGCAGTCCAACCACAACGAGCAACGCCGAAGGTCGGGCGTGGGTAGTGCGTACGCTGCCTAATATCGCTGCGTCGGTCTCACAAGGTCTCACGGCCATCGAGATATCAGAGCCAGAAGTTCCCGAACACTACCAGAAGATCACGGATGCGGTCTTTGACAACCTGGGAAAGACAGTACACATCCCCCCGACTCTGATGGATGCAACGACCGCGGTGGCTGGATCGACACCCGCGTTCTTTGCTGTGATAGTCGACGCAATGATCGATGCTGCCGTGGCGGTTGGCGTGCCGAGGGACCTGGCACGAACCATGACGGTTCAGGCGATGACCGGAACTGCAGCCCTTCTGCAAAGCGGAATGCATCCGGCCGTTCTGAGAGATCAGGGCACGTCGCCTGAGGGATGTACTATTGGAGGATTGATGGTCATGGAGGAGGCTGGGGTGCGCGGTCATGTTGGGAGAGCCTTACGAGAAGCCGTAACCATTGCGCGCCTTATGGACGGTACCCGTCATTTGAACGATACTAGACAGTAG
- a CDS encoding uncharacterized protein (predicted protein) — MQIKVCQIMEEINSSKLSTGTVSLAFADGPRCLWAGWAPESEFPLENQERSRQRRRVGHRASQMLRLAAGRVLDQRRVPTIGALASTLPSGLTAAFFVNCLHIPDRLQCIVLATRPVLFCFLKMRIQTADSSLESLNSSANVRKLLQVCIDSAQQILNILIVLQRQNLLGTDLADSGIDTADRLLDSFLPFDLEATYTAAVVLVTAPAADASLLDDWTPWFHTSVTVLDEMISRGNLIAGFRKSELQQLAGMLSHLADDGVIHGTDLARKGQLDRIISRLPSPSTPDRVFGISEIPNLHPGLTTAEIMAVAESIDTGDVDWIAHAVTENHIW, encoded by the coding sequence ATGCAAATCAAGGTGTGTCAGATCATGGAGGAAATCAATAGCAGTAAGCTCTCCACCGGCACGGTATCCCTGGCTTTTGCTGACGGTCCAAGGTGTCTATGGGCCGGATGGGCGCCTGAATCGGAATTTCCTCTTGAGAACCAAGAGCGCTCTCGCCAGCGCCGCCGAGTTGGTCACCGAGCTTCGCAAATGCTACGACTTGCGGCTGGACGAGTCCTCGATCAGCGGCGTGTCCCGACTATCGGCGCACTTGCATCTACTCTACCATCAGGTCTGACCGCTgccttctttgtcaattGCCTGCATATTCCTGACCGTCTGCAGTGCATCGTGTTGGCCACCCGACCGGTATTATTCTGCTTTCTGAAGATGCGAATCCAAACCGCCGACAGTTCGCTCGAATCTCTAAACTCGTCGGCCAACGTGCGCAAGCTGCTGCAGGTCTGCATCGACTCGGCACAGCAAATCCTGAACATCCTTATCGTCCTCCAGCGACAGAATCTCCTCGGTACGGACCTCGCGGACTCCGGTATAGACACCGCTGACCGTCTTCTAGACAGTTTCCTCCCGTTTGACCTCGAAGCCACCTATACCGCCGCCGTAGTCCTTGTCACCGCCCCCGCAGCCGACGCGTCCCTCCTCGACGACTGGACTCCGTGGTTCCACACCAGCGTCACGGTGTTGGATGAAATGATCTCGCGCGGGAATCTGATCGCCGGGTTTCGCAAGTCGGAATTACAGCAACTCGCCGGAATGTTGAGCCATCTGGCAGACGATGGGGTCATTCACGGTACCGACTTGGCCAGGAAGGGGCAGCTGGACCGTATCATCTCCCGCCTCCCTTCGCCATCCACCCCAGATCGCGTGTTTGGAATATCGGAAATCCCCAATCTGCATCCGGGGCTGACGACGGCGGAGATCATGGCTGTGGCGGAGTCGATCGATACGGGGGATGTGGATTGGATTGCGCATGCGGTCACGGAGAATCACATCTGGTAG
- a CDS encoding uncharacterized protein (predicted protein): MQEGRTVSQPPQMSYTASQTLQGDWGSSVAGRLAGDLTAAAVSASLIAPTVTIIDRALVERAASDRPLLQSLRSYTVAALKRPGAFVFSRPFGLVWTLYGATYAVANGTETISKEICPARVDPITFATTFIVNVPLGVWKDIRFAQLFGTQIQSSAKEALRVSSRIVSKAATATFLLRDGVTIFGSFTLASWCSSVIPDSLASQPSTKTIITQIAVPVLSQVVATPLHLLGLDLYNRQSGVTWSDRIATIRKHLPSATVIRCVRIIPAFGFGCLTNIGLREFFHEQCD; the protein is encoded by the exons ATGcaggaaggaagaacagTATCGCAACCTCCCCAAATGAGCTATACAGCATCACAGACCCTCCAGGGCGATTGGGGTAGCTCCGTTGCGGGGAGACTCGCTGGAGACTtgactgctgctgcagttTCGGCCTCACTGATTGCGCCGACAGTGACCATCATTGATCG AGCCCTTGTCGAACGAGCCGCGTCCGACAgacctcttctccaaagtcTCCGATCTTACACTGTTGCTGCTCTGAAACGACCGGGCGCATTTGTCTTCTCCCGCCCATTCGGCCTGGTATGGACCTTGTATGGCGCGACTTATGCGGTCGCCAATGGAACAGAAACCATAAGCAAAGAGATCTGTCCAGCCAGAGTTGACCCGATTACATTTGCAACCACgttcatcgtcaatgtccCTCTGGGTGTCTGGAAGGATATCCGGTTTGCGCAGCTGTTTGGAACTCAGATTCAATCCAGCGCAAAGGAAGCTCTTCGCGTGTCCAGTAGGATAGTCTCCAAAGCAGCCACTGCGACCTTCCTTCTCCGGGATGGAGTAACAATCTTTGGTTCCTTCACACTGGCTTCGTGGTGCTCGTCGGTTATTCCGGATAGTCTTGCCTCTCAGCCCAGTACAAAGACGATCATCACACAGATAGCTGTGCCCGTCCTGTCTCAAGTGGTGGCTACTCCTCtacatctcctcggccttgacCTATACAATCGCCAGTCTGGGGTAACATGGTCGGATAGAATTGCTACGATTCGGAAGCATCTGCCGTCTGCAACGGTCATTCGCTGTGTGCGGATTATTCCAGCTTTTGGATTTGGGTGTCTAACCAACATCGGGTTGCGGGAGTTCTTCCATGAGCAGTGCGATTAA
- a CDS encoding NAD(P)/FAD-dependent oxidoreductase (FAD-dependent oxidoreductase) encodes MVSKSTPIAIVGGGAFGLSTALHLVRDGYNNISVFEQDDQIPPRPSAANDLNKIVRAEYEDPFYTDLTMQAIALWKTPLFAPHFHQTGFLHCVSGKAPERAVDTLKRFQAAADDHPELRKHVVPLANDEEIRQRFWQYDGQFPGWNGYLNTFDGYAHSGNALKAVYQATQKAGVRFFLGEQHGAVAEVTYKNGRSTGLRTKNGQFHPAELVIVAAGAAAAKLVPAIGSQVVAKSWSVAHVHLTEEETSALRGIPITYARDLGFFFEPDPVTQLLKLCPMGGGYVNTDPATGVSHAPSVADSAFVPPDDEAKIRQLLAHTLPTLANRPLVRKSLCWFADTSDSDFIIDYVPHTSNSVVLLSGDSGHGFKMFPLFGSWVKALLEAKDQQQPVPRWRWKEPQQSGDGKWGDAVSWRIGSTREFKDIQPGKPKL; translated from the exons ATGGTTTCCAAATCCACGCccattgccattgtcggAGGCGGTGCCTTCGGCCTCTCGACGGCCCTCCATCTGGTGCGAGATGGATATAACAATATCTCCGTCTTTGAACAAGATGACCAGATCCCTCCTCGCCCCTCCGCTGCCAATGACCTGAACAAGATTGTGCGCGCCGAGTATGAGGATCCATTTTACACCGACTTGACCATG CAAGCGATCGCTCTCTGGAAAACTCCCCTCTTCGCCCCACACTTCCACCAGACGGGTTTCCTACACTGCGTCTCGGGGAAAGCCCCCGAGAGGGCGGTGGACACACTCAAACGCTTCCAAGCCGCCGCCGACGACCACCCTGAGCTTAGAAAACATGTCGTGCCCCTCgcgaatgatgaagagatccGACAACGGTTCTGGCAGTATGACGGCCAGTTCCCCGGTTGGAATGGATACCTCAACACTTTCGATGGGTACGCGCATTCCGGAAATGCCTTGAAAGCCGTGTACCAGGCGACGCAGAAGGCAGGCGTCCGGTTCTTCCTGGGAGAGCAGCACGGCGCCGTGGCCGAAGTGACCTACAAGAATGGCAGAAGCACAGGCCTCCGAACGAAGAACGGTCAGTTCCACCCGGCGGAGCTCGTTATCGTGGCGGCGGGAGCGGCAGCCGCCAAACTGGTGCCAGCCATCGGGTCGCAAGTCGTGGCCAAATCGTGGTCGGTCGCCCACGTTCACCTgactgaggaggagacgTCTGCGCTACGAGGCATCCCCATCACCTATGCCCGTGACCTggggttcttcttcgagcCCGATCCCGTGACTCAGCTGCTGAAGTTGTGTCCCATGGGTGGAGGATACGTCAACACCGATCCCGCCACCGGGGTCTCGCATGCCCCATCTGTAGCAGACAGCGCTTTTGTGCCCCCCGACGATGAAGCCAAGATCCGTCAACTGCTGGCCCACACTCTCCCCACATTGGCCAATCGGCCGCTGGTGCGGAAGTCCCTGTGTTGGTTCGCCGACACCAGTGACTCCGACTTTATCATTGACTACGTGCCTCACACGTCGAACTCAGTGGTTCTACTCTCCGGTGACTCCGGACATGGTTTCAAGATGTTCCCTCTGTTCGGTAGCTGGGTGAAGGCGCTCCTCGAGGCCAAAGACCAGCAACAGCCCGTTCCGCGCTGGCGCTGGAAGGAGCCCCAGCAGAGTGGTGATGGCAAATGGGGCGACGCAGTCAGCTGGCGGATTGGGTCGACCAGGGAATTCAAAGATATTCAACCTGGCAAACCGAAGCTTTGA
- a CDS encoding uncharacterized protein (delta-1-pyrroline-5-carboxylate dehydrogenase): protein MPFALPAARNEPNPLYTRGSQERAKVEEALKELRSQLPVQSEVFYNGVAQKVSQSIDQPMPSEHATTFTNYPLASKEQVAAAIESALKAKKSWEETPFVDRAAIFMKAAELATGKYRYELIAATMLGQGKNVWQGEIDAAAELADFFRQNCNFAAELMGKQPPRNTNGMWSRMEYRPLEGFVYAVSPFNFTALGGSLVSAPALMGNVVVWKPSPSSIYASTLVYKILLEAGLPPDVVQFVPGDAEEVTSVALSHRDFAGLNFIGSSDVFRNIYGKIGEGIANKTYREFPRVVGETSGKNFHLIHNTADIPSAVNHTIRGAFEYQGQRCSATSRVYLPESRAEEFLTALKAGVKNITIGSPDKDFEAFMGPVIHRQSFNKIKSIIDASNKDPSLTLLAGGTYDDSVGFYVHPTVYQAHTLDHRLFDEEIFGPVLAIYVYPDAEWSSILKKADEQGGGFALTGAVFAKDRRVIREAEDALRYSAGNFYINCKTTAALIGEQSFGGARASGTNDKAGSSDMLRRFTSPRMIKEEFFPVEGYTYPSNH, encoded by the exons ATGCCCTTCGCACTCCCCGCTGCCAGAAATGAACCCAAC CCTCTCTACACACGAGGATCCCAGGAGCGCGCCAAGGTGGAAGAAGCCTTGAAGGAGCTCCGGTCCCAACTCCCCGTCCAGAGTGAAGTCTTCTATAACGGTGTGGCACAGAAGGTCTCCCAGTCGATAGACCAACCAATGCCTTCGGAGCATGCCACTACCTTCACCAACTACCCTCTTGCCTCCAAGGAGCAGGTCGCTGCTGCCATCGAATCCGctctcaaggccaagaagagcTGGGAGGAGACCCCCTTCGTCGATCGCGCTGCTATCTTCATGAAGGCCGCCGAGTTGGCCACGGGCAAATACCGGTATGAGCTGATTGCGGCGACCATGCTGGGTCAGGGAAAGAATGTCTGGCAGGGTGAGATCGACGCCGCGGCCGAGTTGGCAGACTTCTTCCGTCAGAACTGCAACTTCGCGGCGGAATTGATGGGAAAGCAGCCCCCCCGGAACACTAATGGCATGTGGAG TCGCATGGAATACCGCCCCCTCGAGGGATTCGTGTACGCGGTCTCGCCCTTCAATTTCACTGCCTTGGGTGGCAGCTTGGTCTCCGCTCCGGCTTTGATGGGTAACGTCGTCGTGTGGAAGCCCTCGCCATCCAGCATCTACGCGAGCACCCTCGTTTACAAGATTCTGCTCGAGGCTGGCCTGCCTCCGGATGTTGTGCAGTTTGTGCCGGGTGATGCCGAAGAGGTCACCAGCGTGGCCCTCTCTCACCGCGACTTTGCTGGCTTGAACTTCATCGGATCGTCCGACGTTTTCCGTAACATCTACGGCAAGATTGGCGAGGGCATCGCCAACAAGACCTACCGCGAGTTCCCTCGTGTGGTCGGCGAGACCAGCGGCAAGAActtccatctcatccacAACACCGCGGATATCCCCAGCGCCGTCAACCACACCATCCGTGGTGCTTTCGAGTACCAAGGCCAGAGGTGCTCGGCCACCTCCCGTGTTTACCTCCCCGAGAGCCGCGCCGAGGAGTTCTTGACGGCCCTCAAGGCGGGTGTCAAGAACATCACCATCGGCAGCCCCGACAAGGACTTTGAGGCCTTCATGGGCCCTGTTATCCACCGCCAGTCcttcaacaagatcaagtcGATCATCGATGCCAGCAACAAGGATCCCTCTCTCACCTTGCTGGCTGGTGGTACCTACGACGACTCCGTTGGCTTCTACGTTCACCCCACAGTCTACCAGGCCCACACCCTCGACCACCGCCTGTTCGACGAGGAGATCTTCGGACCTGTTTTGGCCATTTACGTCTACCCTGATGCTGAGTGGAGCTCTATtctgaagaaggccgacGAGCAGGGTGGCGGCTTCGCCCTCACCGGTGCGGTCTTTGCCAAGGATCGCCGTGTGATCCGTGAAGCTGAGGATGCTCTCCGCTACTCCGCTGGCAACTTCTACATCAACTGCAAGACCACAGCCGCTCTGATCGGAGAGCAGTCCTTCGGTGGTGCCCGTGCTAGTGGTACCAACGACAAGGCCGGTAGCTCCGACATGCTGCGCCGCTTCACCAGCCCCCGAATGATCAAGGAGGAGTTCTTCCCCGTTGAGGGCTACACCTATCCTAGCAACCACTAG